A genome region from Magnolia sinica isolate HGM2019 chromosome 8, MsV1, whole genome shotgun sequence includes the following:
- the LOC131254261 gene encoding uncharacterized protein LOC131254261, with the protein MQLVAAALKNHQPAAIPVSEQSDLPRASTIFREFRQHDPPRFKGELDPFVVEVWHTKIARIFYTIQCPTDQRVSLATFLLLGEARHWWSSVMGGPYFVWTCEEFMVQKFFPEHVRERRAMEFETLVQGDMTVSQYEARFLELSRFVPHLTGDEKMRARYFQNDWASEARLPSPLTAAEATIIASSSSSSASAVVASVASAASSSRS; encoded by the exons ATGCAGCTTGTCGCTGCTGCGTTGAAGAATCATCAACCTGCAGCCATTCCAGTTTCTGAGCAGAGCGATTTACCGCGTGCTAGCACTATTTTCAGAGAGTTTAGGCAACATGACCCTCCGAGATTCAAGGGTGAGCTAGACCCATTTGTCGTCGAGGTTTGGCACACAAAGATAGCAAGGATTTTTTACACGATACAGTGTCCAACAGACCAACGTGTTTCTTTAGCGACCTTTCTTCTCTTGGgcgaggcccgtcattggtggtcgtcTGTCATGGGTGGGCCATATTTTGTCTGGACGTGTGAGGAATTCATGgtccagaagttcttccctgagcatgtgCGTGAGAGGAGAGCGATGGAGTTTGAGACCCTTGttcagggtgatatgacggtgtcccagtatgaggcccgtttcttagaGTTGTCTAGATTTGTTCCTCATCTCACTGGTGATGAGAAGATGAGAGCTCGCTATTTTCAGAATG ACTGGGCATCAGAGGCGCGATTGCCCTCTCCCCTTACAGCAGCAGAGGCCACGATAattgcctcctcctcatcctcctcagcgTCAGCAGTAGTAGCATCAGTAGCGAGTGCAGCTTCCAGCTCCCGCTCCTAG